One part of the Dyadobacter sp. 676 genome encodes these proteins:
- a CDS encoding SusD/RagB family nutrient-binding outer membrane lipoprotein — protein MQKSIYNKSILALGIGTLLASCSDSHFEEINKDPNRPENATTTTILLSAEKQVIDNIRNENSSLRGSQLFAQYYSQNIYSDQSRYDIPRSYSDTYWSNAYKALNNLNEIIRLNTDPATKNVAAAGNAGSNANQIAIARILKAYAFQNLTDVFGNVPYQSYGNQDPEFQALQQDPENLSPAYASQQKIYLDILNELKAAGDTLIKYKSGTTFGNYDVIYKGRNELWAKFANSLRLRIATRIRKQQPAESKNHFDDALAKGVFTSNADNAVFKYQALAPNEAPLYRATVTANRKDFAVSHVLINVLKGQLGTVKVQDPRLPVYATKNAAGDYVGQPYGLPVAAAGLLTATDVSLPGAVVNAANYGEVLQEYAEVAFLISEYKNWDQQEYINGVTASLQKWGIAQADINTYLAALPKADKANVLNQKYLALYTQGDEAWAEIRRTGYPTFLVKPGDIVWSRTVDGKTTDYKFQPLFGEGVPQRLYYPPKEQSVNLANYQNAVKAQGNDDITTPLWWNK, from the coding sequence ATGCAAAAGTCCATATATAACAAAAGTATTCTGGCACTCGGAATCGGCACATTGCTTGCCTCCTGCTCCGACAGCCACTTCGAGGAGATCAACAAGGACCCGAACCGTCCCGAAAACGCGACTACGACAACGATCCTGCTTTCCGCCGAGAAACAGGTGATCGACAACATCCGCAACGAGAACAGCTCCCTGCGTGGTTCGCAGCTTTTTGCCCAGTATTACAGCCAGAACATTTACAGCGACCAGTCGCGCTACGACATCCCCAGGTCGTACTCGGATACCTATTGGAGCAATGCCTACAAAGCATTGAACAACCTCAACGAGATCATCAGGCTGAACACCGACCCGGCTACCAAAAATGTAGCGGCCGCCGGAAACGCCGGTAGCAACGCCAACCAGATCGCCATTGCCCGCATCCTGAAAGCATATGCGTTTCAGAACCTGACCGATGTGTTCGGGAACGTTCCTTACCAGTCATACGGCAACCAGGACCCGGAATTTCAGGCATTGCAGCAAGACCCGGAGAACCTCAGCCCGGCTTATGCGAGCCAGCAGAAAATCTATCTCGACATCCTGAACGAGCTGAAAGCGGCAGGCGACACCCTGATCAAGTACAAGTCGGGGACCACGTTCGGCAACTATGACGTGATCTACAAAGGCAGGAACGAACTGTGGGCCAAGTTCGCGAACTCGCTACGCCTGCGCATCGCGACGCGCATCCGCAAGCAGCAGCCGGCCGAATCGAAGAACCATTTCGACGACGCATTGGCCAAAGGCGTCTTTACCTCGAACGCCGACAATGCCGTGTTCAAATACCAGGCGCTCGCCCCCAACGAAGCGCCGCTTTACCGCGCCACTGTGACAGCCAACCGCAAGGACTTCGCCGTTTCGCACGTGCTCATCAATGTGTTGAAAGGCCAACTGGGCACCGTAAAAGTGCAGGATCCGCGTTTGCCGGTGTATGCCACCAAAAATGCGGCCGGCGATTATGTGGGCCAGCCTTACGGATTGCCCGTGGCAGCGGCGGGCCTGCTGACCGCCACCGACGTGAGCCTTCCCGGCGCGGTGGTGAATGCGGCCAATTACGGAGAAGTTTTACAAGAATATGCCGAAGTGGCATTCCTCATTTCGGAATACAAAAACTGGGACCAGCAGGAATATATCAACGGCGTGACCGCTTCGCTGCAAAAATGGGGTATTGCGCAGGCCGATATCAACACTTACCTGGCCGCGCTTCCCAAAGCCGACAAAGCCAATGTACTGAACCAGAAATATCTGGCGCTTTACACCCAGGGTGACGAAGCCTGGGCGGAAATCCGCCGTACGGGCTACCCGACGTTCCTTGTGAAGCCTGGTGACATCGTATGGAGCCGCACCGTGGACGGAAAAACCACCGACTACAAATTCCAGCCGCTCTTCGGCGAGGGTGTGCCCCAGCGCCTTTATTATCCGCCCAAAGAACAGAGCGTAAACCTGGCTAATTACCAGAATGCCGTGAAAGCGCAGGGCAACGACGACATTACTACGCCGCTTTGGTGGAACAAGTAA
- a CDS encoding RagB/SusD family nutrient uptake outer membrane protein — protein MKRYRTLCICLALLLIHAACSDFLERDNPTATTDEKWWNLETDLRAALEDIYAGVPSGVIVYNDFYSNARVHLSGASDESVFRANYTDFEVFTLGTATSSSGIPLQQYRNKYRAIRNACRFLENYAKAYVQDPSLKERYAAEARALRAWYHFELFAYFGPVPIVDHSLSPAEQYAARPTQEEMLRFIIAELEAAAAVLPVKYPDSEAYRINKAICYAMECEVYMFVNDYANAAMKAKQVIDQNIYELYHSTDPNIGNYAALFTYTGVVNRERIFFYRTGQRQAFLRLGPKSFGGANSTTSPTAAIVNTYETKQGKTIQELGADSMAIYVRNPNFNNNRDPRFKASILAPGETFLGKVMDPFTTTSVDLIGQTQSTQTGFWIKKWLDARDISNQADGQLDFFIIRYAEILLNYVEALIETGKWQDPDVTRYLNMIRKRAGMPDVDVKRYNTQEKMREFVRRERQVELAFEGQRFYDIRRWKIGEKVLNGTVYGAVDPATGKPVVVEQRKFNPARDYVWPIPLTELNANSKMKQNPNW, from the coding sequence ATGAAAAGATACAGAACACTCTGCATATGCCTGGCATTGCTGCTGATACATGCCGCCTGCTCCGATTTTCTGGAAAGGGACAACCCGACCGCCACGACGGACGAAAAATGGTGGAACCTGGAAACCGACCTGAGGGCGGCGCTGGAAGACATCTATGCGGGCGTCCCGTCGGGGGTAATTGTCTACAACGATTTCTATTCCAATGCGCGGGTACATTTGTCCGGCGCTTCGGACGAATCGGTATTTCGTGCCAATTATACCGATTTTGAAGTATTTACATTGGGAACGGCCACCAGCTCTTCGGGAATCCCGTTGCAGCAGTACCGCAATAAGTACCGTGCGATCAGGAATGCGTGCCGGTTTCTGGAAAACTATGCCAAAGCATACGTGCAGGACCCGTCGCTGAAAGAGCGGTATGCCGCCGAAGCACGGGCGTTACGCGCGTGGTACCATTTCGAGCTGTTTGCCTATTTCGGTCCGGTGCCGATTGTCGACCATTCTCTTTCTCCTGCCGAGCAATATGCCGCCCGCCCGACACAGGAGGAAATGCTGCGGTTCATCATTGCCGAACTGGAGGCGGCTGCGGCTGTATTGCCCGTCAAATATCCCGATAGCGAAGCGTACCGTATCAACAAGGCGATTTGTTATGCCATGGAATGCGAGGTTTATATGTTTGTGAACGACTATGCCAATGCGGCGATGAAGGCGAAACAGGTGATCGACCAGAATATTTACGAGCTCTATCACAGCACCGATCCCAACATCGGCAATTACGCAGCGCTGTTCACCTACACCGGCGTAGTCAACAGGGAGCGTATCTTCTTTTACCGTACCGGCCAGCGCCAGGCTTTCCTGCGACTGGGACCCAAGAGTTTCGGCGGGGCAAACTCGACCACATCTCCCACAGCGGCCATTGTGAACACCTACGAGACGAAGCAGGGCAAAACGATCCAGGAACTTGGTGCCGACAGCATGGCGATTTACGTCAGGAACCCCAATTTCAACAATAACCGCGACCCGCGTTTCAAAGCGTCGATCCTGGCGCCCGGCGAGACCTTCCTGGGCAAGGTTATGGACCCCTTCACTACCACGAGCGTAGACCTGATTGGCCAGACGCAGTCGACCCAGACCGGTTTCTGGATCAAAAAATGGCTGGATGCGAGGGATATCAGCAACCAGGCCGACGGCCAGCTCGACTTTTTCATTATCCGCTATGCCGAAATATTGCTCAATTACGTGGAAGCGTTGATCGAAACGGGCAAATGGCAGGACCCCGATGTGACCCGCTACCTGAATATGATCCGCAAGCGTGCGGGAATGCCGGACGTGGACGTGAAAAGGTATAATACGCAGGAAAAGATGCGCGAGTTCGTGAGGAGGGAACGGCAGGTGGAGCTTGCATTCGAAGGCCAGCGTTTTTACGACATCCGTCGCTGGAAGATCGGCGAGAAGGTGCTGAACGGCACGGTGTACGGGGCCGTGGATCCGGCGACGGGCAAACCCGTGGTGGTGGAGCAGCGGAAATTCAATCCTGCGCGGGATTATGTTTGGCCGATCCCGCTGACCGAGCTAAATGCGAATAGCAAGATGAAGCAAAATCCCAACTGGTAG
- a CDS encoding TonB-dependent receptor yields the protein MKKSLPRSEVVHYILTAMRYSAVVIGLICCAASLSAARDSNAQVLEKPVTIHLRNVPLSDALDEIAGRANVNIVFAGKTATMPSTTIRARNEKLRDILSKLLRPYRLSYALMGNSIVIRKGEEMPERSKPKGVRADTILVRGRVLDQKEPPGPLVGVTAVIKGTQKGATTDNDGFFEIYTRMGDVLVFTFVGFTGKEYTVNGNERNLVISLPETTTALNEVVVTGFSEQKVKYLASSVSTISMNNVNNKPITQLSQALQGGTTGINVNQSSGLPGGDAASIKIRGVGSLLGSSPLVLVDGVPFDMNKLDPNTIESISILKDAAAASVYGARAGNGVILITTKRGVAGKVDVQYNVFYGNQSPMYKPDFVDAATYMEMVNEARRNTGGDPTYSQDVINNTRNGVEPLRNPDTNWGKLLLKSNSMIQQHGLQVSGGNNTARFSLAANYLKQDGMLTNSNFNRANVRANTSIDLRKDVVVFMDLFASRDDQLQPYAYGGESARLLNWIYTAPPNIMAKYPEKPDRPGYSYYGTYGESWNPLAQIEKGGTIRRIRDEVLINLRPKWDVSRDLTVKGQFSYRVSSGADKTDRESFVFFDYFTGEKAGWDYGTIKSAGPTNRSSYYYAGGNLDYNKNFGDHRVNFIAGFSQEMNNADAWKEIGLLSVFGKAYYSFRDKYLLEAGMRRDGSSLFAPGKKWGNFPSLAAGWNVGNEGFMKDVSFVKQLKLRGSYGMLGNNNIEPYRYQSTVNTGNGTESTIGNPDITWEKVGILDIGADASLFGRKLDITFDWYNKKTTDLILNPQPTLTSALLTGPINIGSVVNKGWELKAGFNHSVTERISFSVNLGYSRNRSEWLKLSQETPIVAGNEIRQKGRAITEFYGYKSLGLIQQRDMDNNVPVIAGQGVGDIRYADMNGDGIINNDDRVALGPVDPVTTYFGNLSVRVRNFDFEALVTGTGKVAVFYTGRIAIPLNVSGEGGTPLNWHRDYWTAENPDARFPRLLTAPGNNGLLSDFWQANGAFARVKYVQLGYNLPEAVSRRLHIRGLRVYVNAQNPLTFTKLKVIDPETKGDQGTYPLFKTNTIGLNVRF from the coding sequence ATGAAAAAATCTCTCCCAAGGAGTGAAGTGGTCCACTATATTCTTACCGCGATGAGATACAGCGCCGTCGTCATTGGCCTTATATGTTGCGCTGCTTCCCTGTCCGCTGCCCGCGACTCGAACGCGCAAGTGCTGGAAAAGCCCGTAACGATCCACCTCAGAAATGTTCCGCTCTCCGACGCTCTGGACGAGATCGCCGGCCGGGCGAATGTCAATATCGTTTTTGCAGGCAAGACAGCCACCATGCCTTCGACCACCATACGGGCCAGAAACGAGAAGCTTCGTGATATTTTATCCAAATTACTCCGACCCTACCGACTTTCCTACGCATTGATGGGCAACAGCATAGTGATCCGGAAAGGCGAGGAAATGCCCGAACGGAGCAAGCCGAAAGGCGTTCGTGCGGATACCATCCTCGTGCGCGGCCGTGTACTCGACCAGAAAGAACCGCCCGGCCCGCTGGTGGGCGTTACCGCGGTCATTAAAGGCACGCAAAAGGGCGCTACCACCGATAATGACGGTTTTTTTGAGATTTATACCCGAATGGGAGACGTGCTGGTGTTCACTTTCGTCGGATTTACGGGCAAGGAATACACGGTGAACGGCAACGAGCGGAACCTGGTCATCTCGCTTCCCGAGACCACCACCGCGTTGAACGAAGTGGTCGTAACCGGTTTTTCGGAGCAAAAAGTGAAATACCTGGCAAGCTCCGTGAGTACGATTTCCATGAATAACGTGAACAACAAGCCCATTACCCAGCTTTCGCAGGCATTACAGGGCGGAACGACGGGTATCAATGTTAACCAGAGTTCCGGGCTTCCCGGTGGCGACGCGGCTTCGATCAAGATCCGGGGCGTAGGGTCGCTCCTGGGCTCGTCGCCACTGGTACTCGTGGACGGTGTTCCGTTCGATATGAACAAACTGGACCCGAATACGATCGAGAGTATCTCCATTCTCAAGGACGCCGCGGCCGCTTCGGTGTACGGCGCGCGTGCGGGCAATGGCGTGATCCTGATCACGACCAAACGGGGCGTCGCCGGCAAGGTGGATGTTCAGTACAATGTGTTTTACGGCAACCAGAGCCCCATGTACAAGCCCGATTTCGTAGACGCCGCCACTTACATGGAAATGGTAAACGAGGCCCGCAGGAACACGGGCGGCGATCCGACTTATTCGCAGGATGTAATCAACAACACCCGGAATGGCGTGGAACCGCTCCGCAACCCCGACACCAATTGGGGCAAGCTGCTGCTCAAATCCAATTCCATGATCCAGCAGCACGGATTGCAGGTGTCGGGCGGGAACAATACGGCCCGCTTTTCGCTCGCCGCCAATTATCTCAAGCAGGACGGCATGCTGACCAACTCGAACTTCAACCGCGCCAATGTCCGCGCCAACACCAGCATCGATTTACGTAAGGACGTGGTGGTTTTTATGGATTTGTTCGCCTCGCGGGACGATCAGCTGCAGCCCTATGCCTATGGCGGCGAAAGTGCGCGGCTGCTCAACTGGATTTACACCGCCCCGCCGAATATCATGGCCAAATACCCCGAGAAGCCCGACAGGCCGGGGTACAGCTATTACGGAACCTATGGCGAGAGCTGGAATCCCCTGGCGCAGATCGAAAAGGGCGGTACCATCCGGCGCATCCGCGATGAGGTGCTGATCAATCTCCGCCCCAAATGGGATGTCTCGAGGGACCTGACGGTGAAAGGGCAATTCAGCTATCGCGTGTCGTCGGGAGCCGACAAAACCGACCGCGAGTCGTTTGTTTTTTTCGATTACTTCACCGGCGAAAAAGCCGGCTGGGATTACGGCACGATCAAGTCGGCCGGGCCTACCAACCGGTCGAGCTATTACTATGCAGGCGGCAATCTCGACTATAACAAAAATTTCGGCGACCACCGGGTGAACTTCATCGCCGGTTTTTCGCAGGAAATGAATAATGCCGATGCCTGGAAGGAAATCGGGCTGCTTTCGGTGTTCGGGAAAGCCTATTACAGTTTCAGGGACAAATATCTGCTCGAAGCAGGGATGCGCCGGGATGGGTCGTCGCTCTTCGCGCCTGGAAAGAAATGGGGGAATTTCCCATCGCTGGCCGCGGGCTGGAATGTCGGCAACGAAGGTTTTATGAAAGACGTTTCGTTTGTAAAACAACTCAAACTGCGCGGCTCCTACGGAATGCTCGGAAATAACAATATCGAGCCGTATCGTTACCAGTCGACCGTAAACACCGGCAATGGTACGGAAAGTACGATCGGCAACCCGGATATTACCTGGGAAAAAGTGGGTATTCTGGATATCGGCGCGGATGCGAGCCTTTTCGGCCGGAAACTCGACATTACTTTTGACTGGTACAACAAGAAAACGACCGATCTGATTCTTAACCCGCAACCGACACTCACGTCGGCGCTGCTGACCGGCCCGATCAATATCGGAAGCGTGGTGAACAAAGGATGGGAATTGAAAGCGGGTTTTAACCATTCGGTCACCGAGCGCATCAGTTTCAGCGTCAACCTAGGCTATTCACGCAACAGGTCGGAATGGCTGAAACTCTCGCAGGAGACGCCCATCGTGGCCGGCAACGAAATCCGGCAGAAAGGCCGGGCGATCACGGAATTTTATGGGTACAAGAGCCTGGGGCTGATCCAGCAGCGGGACATGGACAACAACGTCCCGGTTATTGCCGGGCAAGGGGTGGGCGATATCCGTTATGCCGACATGAACGGCGACGGGATCATCAATAACGACGACCGCGTCGCCCTCGGCCCTGTCGATCCCGTGACTACCTATTTTGGTAACCTCTCTGTCAGGGTTCGGAATTTCGATTTCGAAGCGCTCGTCACCGGTACCGGCAAGGTGGCGGTGTTCTATACCGGCCGGATCGCCATTCCGCTGAATGTATCCGGTGAAGGCGGAACGCCATTGAACTGGCACCGAGATTACTGGACAGCCGAGAATCCCGACGCCCGGTTCCCGCGCCTGCTCACCGCACCGGGTAACAACGGGCTGCTGTCCGACTTCTGGCAGGCTAATGGCGCATTCGCCCGGGTCAAATATGTGCAGTTGGGTTACAATCTTCCCGAAGCCGTAAGCCGCCGCCTGCATATCCGTGGCCTGCGTGTGTATGTGAATGCGCAGAACCCGCTCACTTTCACGAAACTGAAAGTAATTGACCCGGAGACCAAGGGCGACCAGGGCACATACCCGCTATTCAAAACCAACACGATCGGCCTGAACGTGCGCTTCTAA
- a CDS encoding FecR domain-containing protein has translation MENPIPIETLFRRFLENKCTPEEVAKLLAHFRTGEDEEQLRRLIAAELDAADAGAEKYGPAVREVYASLADRIATPVRKPVRPLIAPYIRNAAVWLLVLLSAGAVLYILNRREKAGGAVAMLHAEAAAGEKKEVVLPDSSHIWLNAGSSVDYPRVFQDKERNVNLTGEAFFEVARDTARPFVICTGALRTRVIGTSFNIKAYPEDSSIAVSVVTGRVNVSSVESGASVELSPDEQAVYGKFDRRLLARAYPDAGGLSVWKDGRLQFRNSPLHEVIRTLERRFDVAVKFDDRARDCPVHADFDDTEPVTQILGMLAASLSGKLEGNRQAGYTLVTGECL, from the coding sequence TTGGAAAACCCTATCCCTATTGAAACGCTGTTCAGGCGCTTCCTTGAAAATAAATGCACGCCGGAGGAAGTGGCGAAGCTGCTGGCCCATTTCCGGACCGGCGAGGACGAAGAGCAGCTGCGGAGACTGATCGCCGCAGAACTCGACGCGGCGGATGCCGGAGCCGAAAAATACGGGCCTGCCGTGCGGGAAGTTTACGCCTCCCTGGCCGACCGGATCGCAACCCCTGTGCGGAAACCCGTGCGGCCGCTTATTGCCCCGTACATTCGGAATGCGGCCGTCTGGCTGCTCGTTTTGCTTTCGGCCGGAGCCGTTCTATACATTTTGAACCGTCGTGAAAAAGCCGGCGGGGCCGTGGCAATGCTTCATGCCGAAGCGGCCGCGGGAGAAAAGAAGGAGGTCGTTCTGCCCGACAGCTCGCATATCTGGCTGAATGCCGGCAGTTCGGTCGATTATCCCCGCGTTTTCCAGGACAAGGAACGGAACGTCAATCTTACCGGCGAGGCATTCTTCGAGGTCGCGCGTGATACGGCGCGCCCGTTCGTCATCTGCACCGGCGCATTGCGTACGCGGGTCATCGGCACCAGTTTCAATATCAAAGCTTACCCGGAGGATTCCTCCATTGCCGTTTCGGTGGTGACGGGGCGGGTCAATGTCAGTTCGGTGGAATCGGGGGCGTCCGTCGAGCTTTCACCCGACGAGCAGGCGGTTTACGGGAAATTCGACCGCAGGCTCCTTGCCAGGGCATATCCCGATGCCGGCGGGTTATCGGTGTGGAAGGACGGCAGGCTGCAATTCCGCAACAGCCCGCTGCACGAGGTCATAAGGACGCTCGAACGGCGGTTCGACGTGGCGGTGAAGTTCGACGACCGGGCACGCGATTGCCCCGTCCATGCGGATTTCGACGACACGGAGCCCGTTACGCAAATTCTCGGAATGCTTGCGGCTTCCCTGAGTGGAAAGCTGGAAGGGAACCGGCAGGCGGGCTATACGCTGGTTACCGGCGAATGCCTTTGA
- a CDS encoding sigma-70 family RNA polymerase sigma factor yields MLQAGEINEKILLEKLAGGDAAAFTVLYEKYSLKLYANILRLVKCEDTARELLQDLFLKIWELRTQIDPERSFRSFLYKMAGNLVYDHFRKVSRDKKLSDRLLYVLEGQYSHLEEAVIYNESLELINAAIARLPEMRRRVYVLGKIEGKSYEEISVQLGISPSTISDHIVKANRFIKAYLNSRTDVAFSLVIALLGADL; encoded by the coding sequence ATGTTGCAGGCCGGGGAAATCAATGAAAAAATACTACTGGAAAAGCTGGCAGGCGGTGACGCCGCGGCATTTACGGTGCTTTACGAAAAGTACAGCCTGAAACTCTACGCCAATATACTGCGCCTTGTGAAATGCGAAGACACCGCCAGGGAGCTCTTGCAGGACCTCTTCCTGAAAATATGGGAATTGAGGACGCAGATTGACCCTGAAAGGTCATTCAGGTCATTTCTCTATAAGATGGCGGGAAACCTCGTTTATGACCATTTCAGAAAAGTTTCGCGTGATAAAAAGCTGTCCGACAGGCTGTTGTATGTTTTGGAAGGACAATACAGTCACCTGGAAGAAGCCGTCATTTACAATGAAAGCCTGGAACTGATCAATGCCGCTATTGCCCGATTGCCCGAGATGCGGCGACGGGTTTACGTGCTGGGTAAAATCGAAGGCAAATCCTACGAGGAAATCTCGGTCCAGCTGGGCATTTCACCCTCTACCATCAGCGATCATATCGTAAAAGCCAACCGTTTCATCAAAGCCTATCTCAACAGCCGGACAGACGTGGCGTTTTCGCTCGTCATTGCCCTGCTTGGCGCCGATTTGTAG
- a CDS encoding alpha/beta hydrolase, whose translation MDNNNHYSRRHFLGLATLSFAASQLLPSRAFANTGRNRTPDGAFTTFREIKQIEAGVLNTGYAETGPADGQPVILLHGWPYDIHSYAETAALLGDAGYRVIVPHLRGHGTTRFLSDKTFRNGQQAAVATDIIALMDALYIGRAVIGGFDWGARTANIIAALWPERCKAMVSVNGYLINNLERNRQPLAPAAEWGWWYQYYFATDRGKKGYTANWYDFNKLIWKNISPKWAFDDATYARSAESFKNPDYAAIVIHNYRWRLSLEPGEKQYDEIEQKLAAGPVIPVPAVTLDGDSDGVVPAGDGSAFARKFSGRHVHRVVKGAGHNLPQEAPRAFADAIIEADNFANNG comes from the coding sequence ATGGATAACAACAACCATTACAGCCGCCGCCATTTTCTGGGCCTTGCTACGCTCTCGTTCGCAGCTTCTCAGCTCCTGCCTTCGCGCGCATTCGCAAATACCGGAAGAAATCGCACACCGGACGGCGCTTTCACCACTTTCAGGGAAATCAAACAAATCGAGGCCGGCGTGTTAAATACAGGCTACGCGGAAACCGGTCCGGCGGACGGCCAACCGGTGATCCTGCTGCATGGCTGGCCGTACGATATCCACAGCTACGCCGAAACGGCCGCCTTGCTTGGCGACGCGGGCTACCGGGTGATCGTGCCCCACCTTCGCGGCCATGGCACGACGAGGTTTCTTTCCGACAAAACCTTTCGCAATGGCCAGCAAGCGGCAGTAGCTACCGACATAATCGCCTTGATGGACGCGTTGTATATCGGAAGGGCCGTCATCGGCGGCTTCGATTGGGGAGCGAGGACAGCCAACATCATCGCGGCGCTATGGCCCGAACGATGCAAGGCGATGGTGTCGGTGAACGGCTATCTCATCAACAACCTCGAAAGAAACAGGCAGCCGCTCGCCCCGGCGGCGGAATGGGGCTGGTGGTATCAATATTATTTCGCCACCGACCGCGGCAAAAAAGGTTACACGGCGAATTGGTACGATTTCAATAAGCTGATCTGGAAAAATATATCGCCGAAATGGGCATTCGACGACGCTACCTACGCCCGCTCGGCCGAATCCTTTAAAAATCCCGATTATGCGGCCATTGTCATACACAACTACCGCTGGCGGCTCAGCCTCGAACCCGGCGAAAAACAATATGACGAAATCGAGCAAAAACTCGCGGCCGGCCCGGTAATTCCGGTCCCCGCCGTAACCCTCGACGGCGATTCCGACGGCGTGGTACCTGCCGGCGACGGCTCCGCATTCGCCCGCAAGTTCAGTGGCAGGCATGTGCACCGTGTCGTAAAGGGAGCCGGCCATAACCTGCCGCAGGAAGCGCCACGGGCATTTGCCGATGCCATTATCGAGGCGGACAACTTCGCAAATAACGGCTAA
- a CDS encoding glycoside hydrolase family 28 protein has protein sequence MVPTVADVGAAKLPADIAPVRAPFPMPVFVKPVFPELTVSITDKGARMGIMATQAIQAAIDEVSKKNGGTVVVPRGVWKTGRIILKSNVNLHVGEGAELHFSAEIGDYLPAVFTRNEGVELMSLGALIYADGQENIAVTGKGKLIGPPDGPVRKRIMTTDVIEKVVPADKPVGERIYDGRDGGFIFPPMFVSPIRCKKVYIEGITLENTPFWNVVPVYCDNVVIRGITVRSVGIPRGDGIDIESSRNVLIEYCTLSSGDDCFTIKAGRGEDGIRVNRPTENVVIRHCLARQGHGGITCGSETAGMIRNLYVHDCVFDDTDTGLRFKTRRSRAGGGDNLVYERIRMKLRGDAVKFDMLGSRQYVGELADRLPARPVDKLTPAYRNITARDIVVEKARTFVDITGIPESPATNLLVENASVNVRTAFKASDAERVTIRNASIIATDPLLRGLDIRHVLFEKVTFETPGKQLTMDIQNSKDIRFVDCLPAKPEGRE, from the coding sequence GTGGTTCCGACGGTCGCCGATGTAGGTGCCGCCAAACTTCCGGCCGACATCGCGCCGGTAAGGGCGCCTTTCCCGATGCCTGTTTTTGTAAAACCCGTTTTCCCCGAGCTGACGGTGAGCATTACCGATAAAGGCGCTCGTATGGGCATAATGGCCACGCAGGCGATCCAGGCGGCCATCGACGAGGTGAGCAAAAAGAACGGCGGTACGGTCGTGGTTCCGCGGGGCGTCTGGAAAACCGGACGCATCATTCTGAAAAGCAATGTAAACCTGCATGTCGGTGAAGGCGCGGAGCTGCATTTCAGCGCGGAGATCGGCGATTATCTTCCGGCGGTATTCACCAGGAACGAAGGCGTGGAATTGATGTCGCTCGGGGCATTGATTTATGCCGATGGCCAGGAAAATATCGCTGTAACCGGAAAAGGCAAACTGATAGGCCCGCCCGACGGGCCTGTCAGGAAGCGGATTATGACCACCGACGTAATCGAAAAAGTGGTCCCGGCCGATAAGCCGGTCGGAGAAAGGATTTACGACGGCAGGGATGGCGGCTTCATATTCCCGCCGATGTTCGTTTCGCCCATTCGTTGTAAAAAAGTTTATATCGAAGGCATCACCCTGGAAAATACGCCTTTCTGGAACGTAGTACCGGTGTATTGCGACAATGTGGTTATCAGGGGCATCACGGTGCGCTCGGTGGGCATTCCGCGCGGGGACGGCATCGATATCGAGTCGTCGCGGAACGTGCTGATCGAATACTGCACATTAAGCAGCGGCGACGACTGCTTTACGATCAAGGCCGGCCGGGGCGAGGACGGTATCCGGGTGAACAGGCCGACCGAAAATGTGGTGATTCGCCACTGCCTTGCGCGCCAGGGCCACGGCGGCATTACCTGCGGCAGTGAAACGGCCGGGATGATCCGTAACCTGTATGTTCACGACTGCGTTTTCGACGATACCGATACCGGCCTGCGGTTCAAAACCCGGCGCTCGCGTGCGGGCGGCGGCGATAACCTTGTGTATGAGCGCATACGTATGAAACTGCGCGGCGACGCCGTGAAATTCGATATGCTCGGCAGCAGGCAATACGTGGGCGAACTCGCCGACCGCCTTCCGGCACGCCCCGTGGACAAGCTCACACCTGCATACAGGAATATCACGGCCCGGGACATCGTCGTGGAAAAGGCCAGGACATTCGTGGATATCACCGGCATTCCCGAATCGCCGGCGACGAACCTGCTCGTCGAAAATGCCAGTGTTAACGTGCGGACCGCATTCAAAGCGAGCGACGCGGAGCGCGTGACGATCCGGAATGCGTCCATTATCGCCACCGATCCGCTTTTGCGCGGCCTGGATATCCGGCATGTACTTTTTGAAAAAGTGACTTTCGAAACGCCCGGGAAGCAACTGACCATGGATATTCAAAATTCGAAGGACATCCGTTTTGTGGATTGCCTCCCGGCAAAGCCCGAAGGCCGGGAATAG